The nucleotide window TGAAGCGACGACTATCGATCCGCGGATAAAAGGCGTGCCCTCGACGAAAGGGATGTTGTAAGTGGAGTTTCTCGTTCTAAGGTAGGGATGTTGTAAGGGAGCGGTAAAGCGTAGTACGCGTCGTAAGCGACGTTCTACCGAAAGAAAACCCGAACTCTGTAATAGGAAGGAAGTTAACTCATGATTGGCATCGTCGATTACGGCATGGGCAATCTGTTCAGCGTCAGCAAAGCGCTCGAACGGCTGAATGCGCCATACTTTATTTCACAATATAAGCACAATTTGATGGATGCAGATGCACTGCTCGTCCCTGGCGTCGGTTCATTCCGTGATGCAATGGATGTACTGGACCGTACGGGATTAACGGAAATGATCCAGGCGTACGCGGCAACCGGCAAGCCGGTGCTCGGAATTTGTTTGGGCATGCAGCTGTTGTTTGAAGAAAGCACAGAAAATGGCCTGACGAAAGGCTTGAACCTGCTGCCTGGAAAAGTGGAGCGTTTTACCGGACAGAGTGCAGAAGGGGAAAACTATAAGGTTCCGCATATGGGCTGGAACAAGCTTCGATTTACCGGAGATTCCCCTTTACTCACATCACTTAAAGAAGATTACGTATATTTCGTCCACTCTTATTATGTAAAAACGAACGAGCGGGGAGTCCTGATGGCCGTCTGCGATTATTATGATGTTGAAGTGCCGGCTATCGTGGGCAGGAACAATATCTTTGGGATGCAGTTCCATCCGGAAAAAAGCAGTGACATGGGAATGGCCCTGCTCCGTAATTTTGCCAACCTTGCAACAGAAAGGAAGACAGAAGAATGAAATTCACAATCTACCCGGCGATCGACATGCGCGGCGGAAAATGCGTAAGGCTGCTGCAAGGCGATTATGACAAGGAAACAATTTATGGGGATTCTCCTTTTGAAATGGCGAAGAAGTTCGCTGATGAAGGTGCAGAATGGATTCATATGGTCGACCTTGATGGTGCAAAGGATGGCAGGCGGGTCAACGATGGATTTGTCATCCAGGCAGCAAAGGAACTTGGCGTGAACATCCAGATTGGCGGCGGCATTCGCAGTGAAGATGATATCAATCACTATCTAGAGAATGGCGTCACTCGTGTCATCATCGGCAGCATTGCCGTTTCCAACCCGGAATTCGCAGAAGAAATGGTCAGGAAATATGAGGCTAGCATTGCAATCGGGCTGGATGCGAAAAACGGCTTTGTAGCGACACATGGCTGGCTAAACACTTCCGTAGTAAGTGCTGTCGATCTTGGCAAAAGATTTGCTGATGCAGGAGCAGAAACATTTATTTTTACCGATATCGCTACAGATGGCACGCTTGCTGGACCGAATATGGAGGCAACACGCCAGCTCGCTCAGGAAACAGGGAAAAACGTCATTGCTTCCGGCGGTGTCAGCTCACTTGATGATTTGGCCGCTCTTCGACAGATGCGTGAAGACGGTGTCAGCGGCGCAATCGTCGGCAAAGCCATCTACGAAGGGCGCTTTTCTGTAAAATCCGCACTGGAATGGGGGGAATCCTGATGCTAAGCAAACGGATCATTCCCTGTCTTGATGTAAAAGAAGGACGTGTCGTAAAAGGAGTACAATTTGTGCAGCTTCGTGATGCCGGCGACCCCGTGGAGCTAGCTCGCTTTTAT belongs to Mesobacillus subterraneus and includes:
- the hisH gene encoding imidazole glycerol phosphate synthase subunit HisH, which translates into the protein MIGIVDYGMGNLFSVSKALERLNAPYFISQYKHNLMDADALLVPGVGSFRDAMDVLDRTGLTEMIQAYAATGKPVLGICLGMQLLFEESTENGLTKGLNLLPGKVERFTGQSAEGENYKVPHMGWNKLRFTGDSPLLTSLKEDYVYFVHSYYVKTNERGVLMAVCDYYDVEVPAIVGRNNIFGMQFHPEKSSDMGMALLRNFANLATERKTEE
- the hisA gene encoding 1-(5-phosphoribosyl)-5-[(5-phosphoribosylamino)methylideneamino]imidazole-4-carboxamide isomerase, which encodes MKFTIYPAIDMRGGKCVRLLQGDYDKETIYGDSPFEMAKKFADEGAEWIHMVDLDGAKDGRRVNDGFVIQAAKELGVNIQIGGGIRSEDDINHYLENGVTRVIIGSIAVSNPEFAEEMVRKYEASIAIGLDAKNGFVATHGWLNTSVVSAVDLGKRFADAGAETFIFTDIATDGTLAGPNMEATRQLAQETGKNVIASGGVSSLDDLAALRQMREDGVSGAIVGKAIYEGRFSVKSALEWGES